The following are encoded in a window of Flavobacterium sp. WC2421 genomic DNA:
- a CDS encoding ABC transporter ATP-binding protein yields the protein MSILLEVNKVVKQYGDYVALNEVSLSVPKGSIYGLLGPNGAGKTSLIRIINQITFPDRGEIILDGEKLQPKHVQYIGYLPEERGLYTSMKVGEQCLYLAQMKGLSKAEAKKQLDYWFDRLGIQGWWNKKIQELSKGMAQKIQFVVCVLHKPKLLIFDEPFSGFDPVNANVIKEEILALREEGATIIFSTHRMESVEELCDDIALIHKSNKLLEGKLSDVKRQFKTNSYEVGILSDNVEGLMYDITQKFTVGPANFKSLNKELKLEIQLGKALPNELLNVLTQRGQVTHFVEKIPSVNDIFIQSVSEK from the coding sequence ATGAGTATTTTACTTGAAGTTAATAAAGTGGTTAAGCAATATGGTGATTATGTAGCGCTTAATGAAGTTTCATTATCAGTTCCTAAGGGCAGTATTTATGGACTATTAGGTCCTAACGGTGCCGGAAAAACCTCTTTAATCCGAATCATAAACCAAATTACATTTCCAGATCGTGGTGAAATCATTCTTGATGGTGAAAAACTACAACCTAAACACGTTCAATATATTGGATATCTTCCGGAAGAAAGAGGTTTGTACACCAGTATGAAAGTGGGGGAACAATGTTTGTATTTGGCTCAAATGAAAGGACTTTCAAAAGCCGAAGCCAAAAAACAATTGGATTATTGGTTTGATAGACTAGGAATTCAAGGTTGGTGGAACAAAAAAATCCAAGAGCTTTCTAAAGGAATGGCACAAAAAATTCAGTTTGTAGTTTGTGTGTTGCACAAGCCAAAATTATTGATTTTTGACGAGCCTTTCTCCGGTTTTGATCCAGTAAATGCCAATGTTATAAAAGAGGAAATTTTAGCTTTAAGAGAAGAGGGTGCAACTATCATTTTTTCTACACACCGTATGGAAAGCGTAGAAGAACTATGTGATGATATTGCTTTAATCCATAAGTCAAATAAGTTATTAGAAGGAAAACTGAGTGATGTAAAAAGACAGTTTAAAACGAATAGCTATGAAGTGGGGATATTATCTGATAATGTAGAAGGTTTGATGTATGATATTACACAAAAATTCACTGTTGGTCCCGCTAATTTCAAATCCTTAAACAAGGAACTAAAGCTAGAAATTCAATTGGGAAAAGCCTTGCCAAATGAACTATTAAACGTATTGACGCA